From the genome of Oscillospiraceae bacterium:
TAAAATCAGCATTACGGGCTGCCACAATAACTGCCTGAAAACAGAGGAAAACGACCTTGGTATCAAAGGCGCCATGCAGCCGTTTTGGGGAAAAGATGCTTGTACTTACTGTGGCGTCTGCCAGGCCGTATGTCCCGAAAAGTGTATTACTGTAGATAAAGAAAAGAAAACGGTACATATCTCCGACGACCAGTGTTCCAAATGCGGCAGATGTGTCAAGTCCTGCCCGACTGGTGCCTGGAGCGGCAAAAATGGGTATCAGGTTTCCTTTGGCGGCACTTTCGGCAACAACTTCCGCTTTGGCAAACCGCTGATTCCAATGGTCTTTACTGAAGAAAAAATAATCGAAGTGGCAGATGCCGTTATTGATTATTATCAGGAAAACGGCAGGCCCTCAGAGCGCTTTGCAAAGATGCTTGAGCGCATCGGAACGGACGGTCTGCAGGCAAAACTGCAGGAGGTAATCAAATGAAAACCACA
Proteins encoded in this window:
- a CDS encoding 4Fe-4S binding protein, with amino-acid sequence MAVDYAALKKGGFMRQKQKDCFSMRLHTVGGQLTAKQLKKVYEIAEKYGKGYIHLTARQGVEIPFIHLQDIDAVRAELREGGIEQGACGPRVRTVTACQGSAICPSGLIETQKLAEKLDAHYFRRDLPHKFKISITGCHNNCLKTEENDLGIKGAMQPFWGKDACTYCGVCQAVCPEKCITVDKEKKTVHISDDQCSKCGRCVKSCPTGAWSGKNGYQVSFGGTFGNNFRFGKPLIPMVFTEEKIIEVADAVIDYYQENGRPSERFAKMLERIGTDGLQAKLQEVIK